One genomic window of Aethina tumida isolate Nest 87 chromosome 3, icAetTumi1.1, whole genome shotgun sequence includes the following:
- the LOC109598690 gene encoding uncharacterized protein LOC109598690 isoform X2 → MAVWFLSKDIIIATLFVVFVSSCQGAPRTQNRALETKWYTSPCEQPLTKARHGRSPKTIELNDAITNIKKIKQTFYKALQTKGEFDKPLWLLKNIKKDRKCATNKKLSTKEQLKCQFRVLQKFGIWIDKIEEQKVINVEPAVLDQRLSNYTKAKESLRKVMCEVHEELNKDTRTPKVKNYKFPNEVDRTTMKTLDFKFFKELVNTLTKIQRMSSQRWRKKRDKLKNKN, encoded by the exons ATGGCAGTCTGGTTTTTGTCTAAAG ATATTATCATTGCAACATTGTTTGTCGTCTTCGTCTCTTCTTGCCAAGGTGCCCCAAGAACCCAAAATAGAGCCCTGGAGACCAAATGGTACACGTCACCCTGCGAGCAACCCTTGACCAAGGCAAGACATGGCAGAAGTCCTAAAACAATTGAGTTGAACGATGCCATCACTAACATCAAGAagattaaacaaacattttacaaagCCTTACAG ACTAAGGGCGAATTTGACAAACCACTTTGGCTCCTcaagaacattaaaaaagaTCGAAAATGCGCAACCAACAAAAAGCTTAGCACCAAGGAACAA CTCAAGTGCCAGTTCAGAGTGTTGCAAAAGTTCGGTATATGGATCGACAAAATCGAAGAGCAAAAGGTGATTAACGTGGAACCAGCAGTTCTGGATCAACGTTTGTCAAACTATACCAAAGCCAAAGAATCTTTAAGGAAGGTCATGTGTGAAGTGCACGAAGAACTGAATAAAGACACGAGAACACCGAAGgtgaaaaattacaaatttcccAATGAAGTTGACCGAACGACGATGAAAACCTTGGACTTCAAATTCTTCAAAGAACTTGTCAACACACTTACGAAGATCCAACGAATGTCCAGTCAGAGATGGCGAAAGAAAAGGGACaagttgaaaaacaaaaattaa
- the LOC109598690 gene encoding uncharacterized protein LOC109598690 isoform X1 has translation MTVDTTTYRTLSYIIIATLFVVFVSSCQGAPRTQNRALETKWYTSPCEQPLTKARHGRSPKTIELNDAITNIKKIKQTFYKALQTKGEFDKPLWLLKNIKKDRKCATNKKLSTKEQLKCQFRVLQKFGIWIDKIEEQKVINVEPAVLDQRLSNYTKAKESLRKVMCEVHEELNKDTRTPKVKNYKFPNEVDRTTMKTLDFKFFKELVNTLTKIQRMSSQRWRKKRDKLKNKN, from the exons ATGACCGTAGACACCACAACATACCGCACGCTATCTT ATATTATCATTGCAACATTGTTTGTCGTCTTCGTCTCTTCTTGCCAAGGTGCCCCAAGAACCCAAAATAGAGCCCTGGAGACCAAATGGTACACGTCACCCTGCGAGCAACCCTTGACCAAGGCAAGACATGGCAGAAGTCCTAAAACAATTGAGTTGAACGATGCCATCACTAACATCAAGAagattaaacaaacattttacaaagCCTTACAG ACTAAGGGCGAATTTGACAAACCACTTTGGCTCCTcaagaacattaaaaaagaTCGAAAATGCGCAACCAACAAAAAGCTTAGCACCAAGGAACAA CTCAAGTGCCAGTTCAGAGTGTTGCAAAAGTTCGGTATATGGATCGACAAAATCGAAGAGCAAAAGGTGATTAACGTGGAACCAGCAGTTCTGGATCAACGTTTGTCAAACTATACCAAAGCCAAAGAATCTTTAAGGAAGGTCATGTGTGAAGTGCACGAAGAACTGAATAAAGACACGAGAACACCGAAGgtgaaaaattacaaatttcccAATGAAGTTGACCGAACGACGATGAAAACCTTGGACTTCAAATTCTTCAAAGAACTTGTCAACACACTTACGAAGATCCAACGAATGTCCAGTCAGAGATGGCGAAAGAAAAGGGACaagttgaaaaacaaaaattaa